A single region of the Pan troglodytes isolate AG18354 chromosome 18, NHGRI_mPanTro3-v2.0_pri, whole genome shotgun sequence genome encodes:
- the LOC107968864 gene encoding large ribosomal subunit protein eL21-like, translating into MTNTKGKRKGTRYMFSRPFRKHGVVPLATYMRICKKGDIVDIKGMGTVQKGMPHKCYHGKTGRVYNVTQHAVGIVVNKQVMGKILAKRINVCIEHIKHSKSQDSLLKRVKENDQKKKEAKEKGIWVQLKRQPAPPREAHFVRTNGKEPELLEPIPYEFMA; encoded by the coding sequence ATGAcgaacacaaagggaaagaggaaaggcaCCCGATATATGTTCTCtaggccttttagaaaacatggagttgtTCCTTTGGCCACATATATGCGAATCTGTAAGAAAGGTGATATTGTAGACATCAAGGGAATGggtactgttcaaaaaggaatgccccacaagtgttaccatggcaaaactggaagagtctacaatgttacccagcatgctgttggcattgttgtaaacaaacaagttatgggcaagattcttgccaagagaattaaTGTGTGTATTGAGCACATTAAGCACTCTAAGAGCCAAGATAGCCTCCTGAAACgtgtgaaggaaaatgatcagaaaaagaaagaagccaaagagaaaggtatcTGGGTTCAACTAAAGCgccagcctgctccacccagagaagcacactttgtgagaaccaatgggaaggagcctgagctgctggaacctattccctatgaattcatggcataa